The sequence AAATTCATGGGAAGTATTGATTATATGAGGAGATAATGAGTTGGAATGATCATCTATTGGGGCTTCTCTAGTACCTCCCGGACCTTCTGAATGACCGACTCATGTGCAACCGCAAGCACATCATCACCCGGATGTAGAATAATATTTCCACGTGGAATGACAAGCTGATTATTCCGGATTATTGCAGATAAGACACATTCCTGCGGGAGATGAAGATCTTTAATCGCTTTTCCGGATGCAGAAGAACCACTGGTAACCTTGTTTTCAATAAGCGAGTAATCTCCGGTGCGAAGCTTTAACATCGTCATCATATCCCCAACTGTCATTTCCCGAGCGATAAGATGAGCCATAAAATCAGCCTGGTTTACCGTAACATCAACACCCATTTCTTTCGTAAAAAGCCATGCATTTTTCGGGATATTCACTCGTGCTATGGTTCTTTTTACTTTAAATTCAAATTTCGCAAGACTCGTTATTACCAGATTCGTCTCATCAAATCTGGTGACAGCAGCAACCACATCAACCGAAGAGATACCTGCTTCACTCAAGTCATGAGGATTTGTCGGATTCCCTTCTCTCAAAAGAGAAGAGGAAAATTCCTTTCTTAATTTGTCTAAATCATTCTTATTATCTTCTAAAATCGTAACCCTATGCCCCTCCGTCAGGAGAATTTTCGCTAGGTACATTCCAACTTTTCCCCCTCCGGCTATCAACACCGACAAGACCATCATCCACCTCCTGCTGCATGTATTCCATGTTTGAGACGATCAACAGAATGTTCCTCTACCGCAAGGTGGATAATATCACCTTTCTCCAAGGTAGTTCCGAGTGTAGGAATACTGGTTTTTCCTTTCCTGGTAAGTGAGATAACGATTATTTCTCCTGGGACCGTGAGATCTTTTACCTGATGTCCGGCAAGAAGGGAAGGAACATCATATCTGACAATCCCAACATCTCCATTTCCAATTCCATGAATAATATCAAGATGAGAAAAGGTTAAAAGTTCTGATATACGCTCGATTCCCAGTGAGACGTTTGTTACGGTCTGGATCCCGAGTTTATGATATAGCTCAGAATACCTGGGCTCATGAGTTCGTGCAATTACTTTTGGGACCCGGAACATTTGTCGTGCAGCACGAGCCACCACGATATTTATTGCATCATTTCCGGTAACTGCAGCAAGACCATCAGCTTTTGCAACTCCGCTCTCGTAAAAAGATTCTTTATCAAGAGCGTCATGTTCTCGAATGGTTCCGGAAAATCCCGGACCCAGCCTTTGAAATGATAAAGGATCATTATCCACTACTGTCACATCATGATGGGATCTGACTAACCGGTGTGCCAATCCTGAACCCATCCGACCACACCCTATAACGATAAATTTCATGAGATTCCTCCAGATGAAGAACTAATTTTATGCCTTTCTATCATTCGCATGATACCTTTTCTGAATTCTTCAGCAATAAGCAAAGCTGGAGCCCATGCAAACAGAAATAACCAGTTTTGAGCTGGAAACGGTGCGGTTCCGATAATTGTCTGAAAAAATGGAACATACAGAATGATAAGAATAATTACCAGTTCACTTGCGATACCTAACCAGACCATTTTATTCGAGAACAGTCCCGCTGCCCGTATCGAACTACGCTCTGTCCGATGTGCTAACACGTTTCCTATCTGTGTTGTTACCACTGCAGCAAGGGCCATCCCAACCGCTGAATGATAAAGTGGACCCTCAGCTGGCAGATCAAAAATCTGACCCCAATACCCATTCGTCCAGTACTGGTAGAAAAATGCTGACATCACCGCAAGACTTTGAATCGGACCAAGCCAAAGATATGATCTCAGTAACAAGGACCGGGTAATTACATGCTCTTTAAGATTTCTCGGCGGTTTATCCATGATACCTGGTTCAGGAGGCTCTGAACCTAATGCCAATGCCGGGACCAGATCTGTTCCAAGGTCAATTGATAAGATTGGCATGACATCTAGTGCCAGAGGTATCCTGGCTTTACTAAATGCAAATAAAATAAATGGAACTGCTTCAGGAGTATTGCTGGTAAAAATGTAACCTGTAAATTTTTTGATATTTGAATACACGGCACGTCCTTCCTCTATTGCATTTACAATTGATGCAAAATTGTCATCAGTCAGGATCATATCTGCTGCTTCTTTTGCAACATCTGTGCCAGTTATTCCCATTGCAACACCAATATCTGCTTTTTTAAGAGCCGGTGCATCGTTGACTCCATCTCCGGTAACGGCTACAATCTGGCCGGTTTCTCGTAATATTTCAACTACTTTTAATTTGTGTTCTGGAGATACCCGTGCGAATATAACTTCTCCGGTAAGATGTCTTTTCAATTCCTCATCATTCATCTGATCAAGATCTGCACCAGTAATAATATGGGGATTTTCTGTCGTAATGATTCCAATTTTTCGTGCAATACTCTTAGCTGTAAGGCCATAATCCCCAGTTATCATGATTATCCGGATTTGTGCATGATGGCATTTTTTCACTGCTTCAGATACTTCAGACCGTGGAGGATCCATCATGGCGATCAAACCAAGGAATATGAGATTATGTTCTACGTCTTCAGAATTTTCTATTTGATCATCGTCTGTGATTTCTTTCATGGCAATTGCCAATACCCGAAGCCCTTGTTCAGCAAAGAAATCATTTACCGTAATAATTTCTGATCGAATATCTTCTGATATTGGATACAACCTTGAATTCTTCATGAATGACGAGGTGAGATCAAGAACAGATTTTGGTGCACCCTTTAGGTACAATATCTGATCGGAATTCTTCAGATGAAGAGTACTCATGAGTTTTCGTCGTGAATCAAACGGAAATTCACGGATACGTGGATATTGCGAATTCTCCTCTTCATAATGTACACCTAATTTTTCTGATGCTACAAGAATTGCCGCTTCAGTCGGATCTCCAAGTATTGTCCATGGGTCTGTTTCATGGTCTGGTGGTATCAGGCGTGCATTTGAACACAATGATCCAGCGACACACAAACGGTGTAAATCTTCAAGAAGGCCAGAATCTATATTAACCTCATCTGGAGTAATCGTTCCTTCTGGATTGTAACCTACTCCAGTCACTGAAAAAGATGCTCCGGGAATCCAGATTTTTTGTACCGTCATCTCATTTTGAGTA comes from Methanospirillum hungatei and encodes:
- a CDS encoding cation-translocating P-type ATPase, with product MIGDPNVRPSDDQSELNYSSSISEIFTQFETRSSGLTGDESARRVQKYGKNSLIKPRKKSIYIRFLANFTHLMAILLWVGGIVAFIAHMPQLGIAVWMVNLINGLFSFWQEFRAEKAADALVQLLPLHVRVIRDGITKNIEAEDLVPGDIMVLSEGDHISADGRLIEASELRIDQSTLTGESHPVKKIADPWYDSGFSKIEYPNLVFAGTSVASGTGLAVVIATGMNTEFGKVADLTQGIEEEKSPLQQEMVHVTRMVTIVAVSIGILFFFMLITLTSVTLASSFIFALGMIVAFVPEGLLPTVTLALARGSQRMAKRNALIKRLSAVETLGCTSVICTDKTGTLTQNEMTVQKIWIPGASFSVTGVGYNPEGTITPDEVNIDSGLLEDLHRLCVAGSLCSNARLIPPDHETDPWTILGDPTEAAILVASEKLGVHYEEENSQYPRIREFPFDSRRKLMSTLHLKNSDQILYLKGAPKSVLDLTSSFMKNSRLYPISEDIRSEIITVNDFFAEQGLRVLAIAMKEITDDDQIENSEDVEHNLIFLGLIAMMDPPRSEVSEAVKKCHHAQIRIIMITGDYGLTAKSIARKIGIITTENPHIITGADLDQMNDEELKRHLTGEVIFARVSPEHKLKVVEILRETGQIVAVTGDGVNDAPALKKADIGVAMGITGTDVAKEAADMILTDDNFASIVNAIEEGRAVYSNIKKFTGYIFTSNTPEAVPFILFAFSKARIPLALDVMPILSIDLGTDLVPALALGSEPPEPGIMDKPPRNLKEHVITRSLLLRSYLWLGPIQSLAVMSAFFYQYWTNGYWGQIFDLPAEGPLYHSAVGMALAAVVTTQIGNVLAHRTERSSIRAAGLFSNKMVWLGIASELVIILIILYVPFFQTIIGTAPFPAQNWLFLFAWAPALLIAEEFRKGIMRMIERHKISSSSGGIS
- a CDS encoding potassium channel family protein, coding for MMVLSVLIAGGGKVGMYLAKILLTEGHRVTILEDNKNDLDKLRKEFSSSLLREGNPTNPHDLSEAGISSVDVVAAVTRFDETNLVITSLAKFEFKVKRTIARVNIPKNAWLFTKEMGVDVTVNQADFMAHLIAREMTVGDMMTMLKLRTGDYSLIENKVTSGSSASGKAIKDLHLPQECVLSAIIRNNQLVIPRGNIILHPGDDVLAVAHESVIQKVREVLEKPQ
- a CDS encoding potassium channel family protein; translated protein: MKFIVIGCGRMGSGLAHRLVRSHHDVTVVDNDPLSFQRLGPGFSGTIREHDALDKESFYESGVAKADGLAAVTGNDAINIVVARAARQMFRVPKVIARTHEPRYSELYHKLGIQTVTNVSLGIERISELLTFSHLDIIHGIGNGDVGIVRYDVPSLLAGHQVKDLTVPGEIIVISLTRKGKTSIPTLGTTLEKGDIIHLAVEEHSVDRLKHGIHAAGGG